A single genomic interval of Saccharothrix saharensis harbors:
- a CDS encoding serine hydrolase domain-containing protein, protein MTVVAAAAGGLAFGGPVQAAGAEHRPHAVQQGLDELVGVDRHPGALAAVRDRHGRTRHYTAGVGDLRTGGKVPVNGRVRIGSASKMFASVVVLQLVGEGRVELDASIETYLPGLVRGQGVDATRITVRQLLQHNSGLPDYTDSMFETKGDFLLYRHVYLEPRELLDLANARENGVPAGGGWSYSNTNYVLAGLIAQRVTGRPFDELVTTRVVQRIGLRDTYAPEVGEEDIRGRHPRGYQRDPATDELVDFTRMDPSWGWAAGHLISTPDDLNTFLRALLDGKLLEPAQLAQMRTTIPTDPRSGSGYGLGLFSTPLSCGGVAWGHGGDIPGYSTTNAATDDGRAATLVVTSLKGSVKDESVAADRAALFDAALCAT, encoded by the coding sequence ATGACGGTGGTGGCGGCCGCGGCGGGCGGTCTCGCGTTCGGCGGCCCGGTCCAAGCCGCCGGGGCCGAGCACCGCCCCCACGCCGTACAGCAGGGCTTGGACGAGCTCGTCGGTGTCGACCGGCACCCCGGGGCGCTGGCCGCTGTCCGGGACCGGCACGGCCGGACCCGCCACTACACGGCCGGGGTCGGCGACCTGCGGACCGGCGGCAAGGTGCCGGTCAACGGCAGGGTGCGGATCGGCAGCGCGAGCAAGATGTTCGCCTCCGTCGTCGTGCTGCAGCTCGTCGGTGAGGGCCGCGTGGAACTCGACGCGTCGATCGAGACGTACCTGCCTGGTCTGGTGCGCGGCCAAGGCGTGGACGCCACCAGGATCACGGTCCGCCAACTGCTCCAGCACAACAGCGGCCTACCCGACTACACCGACTCGATGTTCGAGACCAAGGGCGACTTCCTGCTGTACCGGCACGTCTACCTCGAGCCCAGGGAGCTGCTCGACCTGGCGAACGCCAGGGAGAACGGCGTGCCCGCGGGCGGCGGTTGGTCCTACAGCAACACGAACTACGTCCTGGCCGGGCTGATCGCCCAGCGGGTCACCGGCCGCCCGTTCGACGAATTGGTGACGACCCGGGTCGTCCAACGGATCGGTCTGCGCGACACGTACGCGCCCGAGGTCGGAGAAGAGGACATCCGCGGCCGCCACCCCCGGGGCTACCAGCGCGACCCGGCGACCGACGAGCTGGTCGACTTCACGCGGATGGACCCGAGCTGGGGTTGGGCCGCCGGTCATCTGATCTCCACACCGGACGACCTCAACACGTTCCTGCGCGCGCTCCTGGACGGGAAGCTGCTCGAACCGGCCCAGCTGGCCCAGATGCGCACCACCATCCCGACCGACCCGAGATCCGGGTCGGGCTACGGACTCGGCCTGTTCAGCACACCGTTGAGCTGCGGAGGAGTCGCGTGGGGGCACGGTGGCGACATCCCTGGCTACTCGACCACCAACGCGGCCACCGACGACGGCCGCGCGGCGACCCTCGTGGTCACCTCGCTCAAGGGGTCGGTGAAGGACGAGTCCGTCGCCGCGGACCGCGCCGCGCTCTTCGACGCCGCGCTGTGCGCGACCTGA
- a CDS encoding serine hydrolase domain-containing protein — protein sequence MPKDLSRPARTRPGATRRRRVVAAAMAAVAVAGLALTEVASAGASGDRSRPGHDKALQAGLEALVADGSLPGMLMSVRDRNGRVTDYTAGVGDIRTRSKVPTDGYVRIASITKMFTAVATLQLADEGKLALDDTVEKFLPGVVRGTRDGAAIDGRAITIRQLLNHTSGMPTGVPFMGNGILPIKDRYFETREVLDAALTQAPTFTPGQDRVWAYSNTGYMLLGLVAQKAAGRPFAEVVTSRIIDRIGLKETYYPGPGDRDIRAPHPRGYLFPKDDRGEPIAGDLIDITRFDPSIAGAAGQMIATPSDVNKFLVALQDGRLLKPGRLAEMRQSVDAPGLFEGWRYGLGVIEMKLSCGITAYGHGGDADGFQTRAAITPDGRAVTVAGTNDEVHQYEVIALFDKALCATK from the coding sequence TTGCCGAAGGATCTCAGTCGTCCCGCCCGAACCCGCCCGGGTGCCACGCGCCGGCGCCGCGTGGTCGCCGCGGCGATGGCGGCCGTGGCGGTCGCCGGACTCGCGCTGACGGAAGTGGCGTCGGCGGGCGCGTCAGGTGACAGGTCGAGGCCGGGTCACGACAAGGCGCTGCAGGCGGGACTGGAGGCGCTGGTCGCCGACGGGTCGCTGCCCGGGATGCTGATGTCGGTGCGAGACCGGAACGGGCGGGTGACGGACTACACCGCCGGCGTGGGGGACATCCGGACGAGGTCGAAGGTGCCGACGGACGGCTACGTCCGGATCGCCAGCATCACGAAGATGTTCACCGCTGTGGCGACCCTGCAGTTGGCCGACGAGGGCAAGCTCGCCCTGGACGACACGGTGGAGAAGTTCCTGCCGGGCGTGGTGCGGGGTACCCGCGACGGTGCGGCGATCGACGGTCGGGCGATCACGATCAGGCAACTGCTGAACCACACCAGTGGGATGCCCACCGGAGTCCCCTTCATGGGCAACGGGATCCTGCCGATCAAGGACCGGTACTTCGAGACCCGGGAGGTGCTGGACGCGGCGCTGACGCAAGCACCAACGTTCACCCCCGGGCAGGACAGGGTGTGGGCATACAGCAATACCGGGTACATGCTGCTGGGCCTGGTGGCGCAGAAAGCGGCGGGACGCCCCTTCGCCGAGGTGGTCACCAGCAGGATCATCGACCGGATCGGGCTGAAGGAGACGTACTACCCGGGTCCGGGTGACCGTGACATCCGTGCCCCGCACCCCCGGGGTTACCTGTTCCCCAAGGACGACAGGGGCGAGCCGATCGCCGGTGACCTGATCGACATCACCCGGTTCGACCCGTCGATCGCCGGTGCCGCGGGGCAGATGATCGCCACCCCGAGTGACGTGAACAAGTTCTTGGTCGCCTTGCAGGACGGTCGGCTGCTCAAGCCCGGTCGGCTGGCGGAGATGCGTCAGTCCGTGGACGCGCCCGGCCTCTTCGAGGGTTGGCGTTACGGTCTGGGCGTCATCGAGATGAAGCTCAGCTGCGGGATCACCGCGTACGGCCACGGCGGCGACGCCGACGGTTTCCAGACCCGCGCCGCCATCACCCCCGACGGCCGGGCGGTCACCGTCGCCGGGACGAACGACGAAGTCCACCAGTACGAGGTCATCGCCCTCTTCGACAAGGCCCTGTGCGCCACGAAGTAG
- a CDS encoding AfsR/SARP family transcriptional regulator: MTGGLMEFRVLGPVEVRHGDRVEVLSGRLQRTLLGVLLERADQPVPADVLTQALWGDRPDPRAAQRLQLHVHRLRGVLDSPDRLTFGSNGYRLHAHADEVDAERFEALVKAGTATTHDPQRAIESLRSALALYRGTPFADLETTALADWARRLAERRLAAVESLHAAESTCGVHQVGELTELVREHPWRERLHVLLMTALYRTGRRTEALDAYRRARHALVSELGLEPGPELRDLHHRILADDLPTIPRPSRHVPAQLPVDVPGFVGREAELAELDGVLSANGSASIAAVTGTPGVGKTALAVRWAHRVRDRFPDGQLHADLRGHGPDGPVSAADVLAAFLRSSGLTAIPDRLDERAALFRTLLDRRRMLIVLDNARSVDQVRPLLPGGSSCLVLVTSRDSLAGLVARHGAHRIRLDLLPSADAVGLLRDLLGDRADIEPEAVATLVERCARLPLALRVVSELIQSRPGRALADLATELADQRYALDLLRANDDPRTSVRTVFSWSYQQLDPAAAEVFRLFGVHQGQALDIPAVAATADLEPRRARHLLDALVCAHLVNQDLDGRYQPHSLLRAYATELAATTDSPANRAAALSRLAAHHLATASAAMQVIAPDAPERRPQVAAPGTGSPAFDGYDAAFRRLDRERTNLLAARAVP; encoded by the coding sequence GTGACCGGGGGGCTCATGGAGTTTCGAGTACTCGGACCGGTGGAGGTGCGGCACGGAGACCGGGTGGAGGTGCTGTCCGGTCGGCTGCAACGGACGCTGCTCGGCGTGCTGCTGGAACGGGCCGACCAACCCGTGCCCGCCGACGTGCTGACCCAAGCGCTGTGGGGCGACCGACCGGACCCCAGGGCGGCGCAGAGGCTCCAGCTGCACGTCCACCGGCTGCGCGGCGTGCTCGACTCGCCGGACCGGCTGACGTTCGGCTCGAACGGCTACCGACTGCACGCCCACGCCGACGAGGTCGACGCGGAACGGTTCGAAGCGCTGGTCAAAGCAGGCACAGCCACCACCCACGACCCGCAACGGGCGATCGAGTCGCTGCGATCCGCGCTGGCGTTGTACCGCGGCACGCCGTTCGCCGACCTCGAAACGACGGCGCTGGCCGACTGGGCACGACGCCTCGCCGAACGCCGCCTCGCCGCCGTCGAGTCGTTGCACGCAGCCGAGTCGACGTGCGGCGTGCACCAGGTCGGCGAGCTGACCGAACTGGTCCGCGAACACCCGTGGCGGGAACGCCTGCACGTGCTGCTGATGACCGCCCTCTACCGGACCGGCCGCCGAACGGAAGCCCTGGATGCCTACCGCCGGGCACGGCACGCACTGGTGTCCGAACTCGGCTTGGAGCCGGGCCCGGAGCTGCGCGACCTGCACCACCGCATCCTCGCCGACGACCTGCCGACGATCCCGCGGCCATCACGCCACGTCCCCGCCCAACTGCCGGTGGACGTGCCCGGCTTCGTCGGCCGGGAAGCCGAACTCGCGGAGCTGGACGGCGTGCTGTCCGCCAACGGATCGGCGTCCATCGCCGCGGTGACCGGAACTCCCGGGGTGGGCAAGACCGCGCTCGCCGTGCGCTGGGCGCACCGGGTCCGCGACCGGTTCCCGGATGGGCAGCTCCACGCGGACCTGCGCGGCCACGGTCCGGACGGGCCGGTGTCCGCGGCGGACGTGCTGGCGGCGTTCCTGCGGTCCTCCGGCCTCACCGCGATCCCGGACCGCCTCGACGAACGCGCCGCCCTCTTCCGCACCCTCCTCGACCGGCGCCGGATGCTGATCGTGCTGGACAACGCCCGCAGCGTCGACCAGGTGCGCCCGCTGCTGCCCGGCGGGTCGTCCTGCCTCGTGCTGGTGACCAGCCGGGACTCACTGGCCGGCCTCGTGGCCCGTCACGGCGCGCACCGCATCCGCCTGGACCTCCTTCCCTCGGCCGACGCGGTGGGCCTGCTGCGCGACCTGCTCGGCGATCGCGCCGACATTGAACCGGAAGCGGTAGCCACACTGGTCGAGCGTTGCGCGCGGTTACCCCTGGCCCTCCGGGTCGTGTCCGAGCTCATCCAGTCGCGACCGGGACGTGCCCTCGCCGACCTGGCGACCGAACTCGCCGACCAGCGGTACGCGCTCGACCTGCTGCGCGCGAACGACGACCCCCGCACGTCCGTCCGCACCGTGTTCTCGTGGTCCTACCAACAGCTCGACCCCGCCGCAGCCGAGGTGTTCCGGCTCTTCGGCGTGCACCAAGGGCAGGCCTTGGACATCCCCGCCGTCGCCGCCACGGCCGACCTCGAGCCGAGGCGCGCCCGCCACCTGCTCGACGCCCTGGTCTGCGCGCACCTGGTCAACCAGGACCTCGACGGCCGCTACCAGCCACACAGCCTGCTGCGCGCCTACGCCACGGAACTCGCCGCGACCACCGACAGCCCAGCCAACCGCGCCGCGGCGCTCTCCCGCCTGGCCGCCCACCACCTGGCCACGGCGTCCGCCGCGATGCAGGTCATCGCACCGGACGCGCCCGAACGCAGACCGCAGGTCGCCGCACCCGGCACCGGTTCACCGGCGTTCGACGGCTATGACGCCGCGTTCCGCAGGTTGGACCGCGAGCGGACCAACCTGCTCGCCGCCAGGGCCGTCCCGTAG
- a CDS encoding DUF6973 domain-containing protein, translating into MATWSELKQWQPDVIGQVGDHLSAQKRQVIGLQDELDGATPVGWTGKASEAAADDLRARRQELEELAARLSAAGKVVDDSEQSARDLVRSVEATERFAARNGYRIENGTVVKTSDVGGFLDIAILQVEVQGILARAAEIDTELNSVLKRILSNGIGDAGATTLAAAATVGEDHVVDDRRHRELLEKYQVKTDGTTIWPSGLTGWLAERRGIRKERVTQAEAEMLDDLQMRKGLLGLKEFGDIRQDALHVAEGKFDGRGGTDGHADAFRHAYWNALMTQRYGEEWAREFATAHERNPSSHHIPVSMDLHNNEVGRSIAQANPDASPEQLATLVEQAVKDGKMVVIDKNDTLVPSNEVPPGETRETKKTPWPTDNPGRNDDHDPGKPSATPDQY; encoded by the coding sequence ATGGCCACGTGGTCCGAGCTCAAGCAATGGCAGCCGGACGTCATCGGACAGGTCGGCGACCACCTCTCCGCACAGAAGAGGCAGGTGATCGGCCTGCAGGACGAACTCGACGGCGCCACGCCGGTCGGGTGGACCGGGAAGGCATCGGAAGCAGCGGCTGACGACCTCCGCGCTCGTCGTCAGGAACTCGAGGAGCTCGCCGCGCGACTGTCCGCGGCGGGGAAGGTCGTCGACGACTCCGAGCAGTCCGCACGGGACCTGGTCCGCAGCGTCGAGGCGACCGAGCGATTCGCCGCGCGGAACGGTTACCGCATCGAGAACGGCACCGTCGTAAAGACCTCGGACGTCGGCGGCTTCCTGGACATCGCGATCCTCCAGGTCGAGGTGCAGGGCATCCTGGCCCGAGCGGCCGAGATCGACACGGAGTTGAACTCCGTGCTCAAGCGCATCCTGTCGAATGGGATCGGTGACGCGGGGGCGACCACGTTGGCGGCGGCCGCGACGGTGGGCGAAGACCACGTGGTCGATGATCGGCGGCACCGCGAACTGCTGGAGAAGTACCAGGTCAAGACCGATGGCACAACGATCTGGCCGAGCGGTCTGACCGGTTGGCTCGCGGAACGCAGGGGCATCAGGAAGGAGCGCGTCACCCAGGCCGAGGCGGAGATGCTCGACGACCTGCAGATGCGCAAGGGGCTGCTCGGTCTCAAGGAGTTCGGCGACATCCGGCAGGACGCGCTGCACGTCGCTGAGGGCAAGTTCGACGGCAGGGGCGGGACCGACGGGCACGCGGACGCCTTCCGGCACGCCTACTGGAATGCGCTGATGACGCAGCGGTACGGTGAGGAGTGGGCCCGCGAGTTCGCCACTGCCCATGAGCGCAACCCGTCGAGCCACCACATCCCGGTGAGCATGGACCTGCACAACAACGAGGTCGGCCGCAGCATCGCGCAGGCCAACCCGGACGCGAGTCCCGAGCAGTTGGCGACTCTGGTCGAACAGGCGGTCAAGGACGGCAAGATGGTGGTCATCGACAAGAACGACACCCTCGTGCCCTCCAACGAGGTACCACCTGGCGAGACTCGCGAGACCAAGAAAACACCCTGGCCCACGGACAACCCCGGGCGCAACGACGACCACGACCCCGGCAAACCGTCGGCTACTCCGGACCAGTACTGA
- a CDS encoding sensor histidine kinase — protein sequence MAQVRKRLRASFDAVARLVGGLGTALLALVVLVWLGVVALLSCVGVGVVLLPAALRALRTVANRERVRLGVLAPAPAPHQALAALRDVTVRRELTWLLLHATAGLATGFVGLAMPATALQNTTYPLWYHLLPPEDNTPSLIFWAVTDFTGALAVALTGVFCAAFIAGLGPALVRVQEWPGRHLLAPPAGVDLSLRVAELTATRAAALDAHAAELRRIERSLHDGTQNRLVAVAVLLGAARRAVDRDPAAVGAVLDRAQDATEQALAELRAVVRGILPPVLADRGLTGALAGLAGSCGVPCELVVDVPGRCAASVEATAYFVVAEALSNVSKHSGAASAVVAVRREGDRLLLRIVDDGRGGADERDGSGLSGIRRRVEAHDGRLTLDSPLGGPTTMEVELPCGS from the coding sequence ATGGCACAGGTGCGCAAGCGCCTGAGGGCGTCGTTCGACGCTGTCGCGCGCTTGGTCGGCGGCCTCGGCACGGCGCTGCTCGCGCTGGTCGTCCTGGTCTGGCTCGGCGTGGTCGCGCTGCTCAGCTGCGTGGGTGTCGGCGTTGTCCTGCTGCCCGCCGCCCTGCGCGCGCTGCGGACGGTCGCGAACCGGGAACGGGTCCGGCTCGGTGTCCTCGCCCCTGCCCCCGCACCGCACCAGGCGCTCGCTGCGCTGCGCGACGTGACCGTGCGGCGTGAGCTGACCTGGCTGCTGCTGCACGCCACGGCCGGCCTGGCGACCGGATTCGTCGGGCTCGCGATGCCGGCCACGGCGCTGCAGAACACGACGTACCCGCTCTGGTACCACCTGCTGCCGCCCGAGGACAACACTCCCAGTCTCATCTTCTGGGCGGTCACCGACTTCACCGGCGCCCTGGCGGTGGCGTTGACCGGCGTGTTCTGCGCCGCTTTCATCGCCGGGCTGGGGCCGGCACTCGTTCGGGTGCAGGAATGGCCGGGCCGGCACCTGCTGGCGCCGCCCGCGGGCGTCGACCTCTCGCTGCGGGTCGCCGAGCTGACCGCCACCCGCGCCGCCGCTCTCGACGCGCACGCCGCCGAGCTGCGTCGCATCGAGCGGTCGCTGCACGACGGCACGCAGAACCGGCTGGTCGCGGTGGCCGTGCTGCTCGGTGCCGCGCGGCGGGCCGTGGACCGGGATCCGGCGGCGGTGGGTGCTGTGCTGGACCGGGCGCAGGACGCGACCGAACAGGCGCTCGCCGAGCTGCGGGCGGTGGTCCGCGGCATCCTGCCCCCGGTGCTGGCCGACCGCGGGCTCACCGGTGCCCTGGCCGGCCTCGCGGGTAGCTGCGGCGTGCCTTGCGAGCTGGTGGTGGACGTGCCGGGCCGGTGCGCCGCCTCGGTCGAGGCCACCGCGTACTTCGTGGTGGCCGAAGCCCTCTCCAACGTGTCCAAGCACAGCGGCGCCGCGAGCGCCGTGGTGGCGGTGAGGCGGGAGGGGGATCGGTTGCTGCTGCGGATCGTCGACGACGGCCGGGGTGGCGCGGACGAACGCGACGGGTCGGGCCTGTCGGGCATCCGCCGACGGGTCGAGGCGCACGACGGGCGCCTGACGCTGGACAGCCCGCTCGGCGGGCCCACGACGATGGAGGTGGAGCTGCCGTGCGGATCGTGA
- a CDS encoding TIR domain-containing protein, with the protein MSGYQFDFFISYARRGTVQQWLLNHFLRKLSDCLADQLAPTPRIYVDREMPRAVHWPSSLRHALKRSKIMIQLLNPQYFTSPWCLAEWHNMMERERVLGLASLEKPQGLIYPILYSDSDNFPLEGKVRGWVNFKEFAYPDPVYQQTADFVRFHHAVNKMAADLVALVQQVPPWQEDWPDVDPPDPVLAPTPPLPRF; encoded by the coding sequence GTGTCCGGCTACCAGTTCGATTTCTTCATCAGCTACGCCCGTCGGGGCACGGTGCAGCAGTGGCTGTTGAACCACTTCCTCCGAAAGCTGTCGGATTGTCTGGCCGACCAGCTCGCGCCGACGCCGAGGATCTACGTCGACCGGGAGATGCCGCGTGCGGTGCACTGGCCCTCCAGTCTGAGGCACGCCCTGAAGCGCAGCAAGATCATGATCCAGCTGCTGAACCCGCAGTACTTCACGTCACCGTGGTGCCTGGCTGAGTGGCACAACATGATGGAAAGGGAAAGGGTGCTGGGCCTGGCCAGTCTCGAGAAACCTCAGGGGCTGATCTACCCGATCCTGTACTCGGATTCGGACAACTTCCCGTTGGAGGGGAAGGTCCGGGGTTGGGTGAACTTCAAGGAATTCGCCTACCCGGACCCCGTCTACCAGCAGACCGCCGATTTCGTGCGGTTCCACCACGCGGTGAACAAGATGGCCGCCGACCTCGTGGCGCTGGTGCAGCAAGTGCCTCCTTGGCAAGAAGACTGGCCGGACGTGGATCCGCCTGATCCCGTGCTGGCCCCGACACCGCCGCTGCCGAGGTTCTGA
- a CDS encoding tyrosine-protein kinase family protein — protein MTTGTVITFYSYKGGVGRSFTLANIAVLLARWGYRVLTVDWDLEAPGLHHYFKPVMVEQPKGGVIDLAHDFLAGAESPQPHAVRLDVEGNTLALLAAGRDDDSYTNRMQRIDWEDLYRRGFADFLERCRAEWTADYDFVLIDSRTGVSDIAGICTAQLPDRLAVLFTANEQNLKDIVDVVRRADSARDRMPYDRPRHLVLPILSRLDDSVEYERAEQWRRKCAEVVGPLFRNWLVKNVAEDQMLRHLTLPYIPFWSFGEQLSVLQERPPAAGQVSFALETVAAVIAQQFDRTDVLDDNRDAYVASARDRKQDFDLDLLVSSPRSALRIADRLVKELRGFGVRVERSSSGDLEMLDKASELAEHLCLVVDKQLSRWQVTEVERFLRHTIGPDGGQRRLFCVLTDGTDPEDLPGFLRNLRHLRFGPGVARDLHDMITGTPAGDLDPDLDALRNAAAALRAVPDRLSSVGRLSLVEETVHGMATALDNGDLATLRDFAVDLGVLSRSHGDNGRVIASQGLLADINTLLERIDRRIDASTH, from the coding sequence ATGACCACAGGGACCGTCATCACCTTCTACTCCTACAAGGGCGGTGTCGGGCGGAGTTTCACGCTGGCCAACATCGCCGTGCTGCTGGCCCGGTGGGGATACCGCGTGCTCACGGTCGACTGGGACCTCGAAGCACCCGGCCTGCACCACTACTTCAAGCCGGTGATGGTCGAGCAGCCCAAGGGTGGCGTCATCGACCTCGCCCACGACTTCCTCGCCGGAGCGGAGAGCCCGCAACCGCACGCGGTGCGACTCGACGTCGAAGGAAACACACTCGCGCTGCTGGCTGCGGGCCGTGACGACGACTCGTACACGAACCGGATGCAGCGCATCGACTGGGAGGACCTCTACCGGCGGGGGTTCGCGGATTTCTTGGAGCGCTGCCGGGCGGAGTGGACCGCGGACTACGACTTCGTGCTGATCGACAGCCGGACCGGTGTCTCGGACATCGCGGGCATCTGCACCGCGCAACTGCCCGACCGGCTGGCCGTCCTGTTCACCGCCAACGAGCAGAACCTGAAGGACATCGTGGACGTCGTGCGTCGCGCCGACAGCGCGCGCGACCGCATGCCCTACGACCGGCCACGACACCTCGTCCTCCCGATCTTGTCCCGGCTGGACGACTCGGTGGAGTACGAGCGGGCAGAGCAGTGGCGGCGCAAGTGCGCGGAGGTCGTCGGGCCGCTGTTCCGCAACTGGCTGGTCAAGAACGTGGCGGAGGACCAGATGCTGCGGCACCTCACGCTGCCGTACATCCCGTTCTGGAGCTTCGGCGAGCAGTTGTCGGTGCTGCAGGAGCGTCCTCCGGCGGCGGGTCAGGTCTCGTTCGCGCTGGAGACGGTGGCGGCGGTGATCGCGCAGCAGTTCGACCGCACCGACGTGCTGGACGACAACCGGGATGCCTACGTGGCATCGGCGCGTGATCGGAAGCAGGATTTCGATCTGGACCTGCTGGTGTCCAGCCCGCGGTCGGCGTTGCGCATCGCGGATCGGTTGGTGAAGGAGCTGCGCGGCTTCGGCGTGCGAGTCGAGCGGTCATCGTCCGGTGATCTGGAGATGCTGGACAAGGCCAGTGAGTTGGCCGAGCACCTGTGCCTGGTGGTGGACAAGCAGTTGAGCCGGTGGCAGGTCACCGAGGTGGAGCGGTTCCTGCGGCACACCATCGGGCCGGACGGGGGACAGCGGCGGCTGTTCTGCGTGTTGACCGACGGCACCGACCCCGAGGACCTGCCCGGGTTCCTGCGCAACCTGCGTCACCTGCGGTTCGGGCCGGGTGTGGCGCGGGATCTCCACGACATGATCACCGGCACGCCGGCCGGTGACCTGGACCCGGACCTCGATGCCCTGCGGAACGCGGCGGCCGCGCTGCGGGCCGTGCCGGACCGGCTGTCGTCCGTGGGGCGGTTGTCGCTGGTCGAAGAGACCGTGCACGGCATGGCGACCGCGCTCGACAACGGCGACTTGGCGACGTTGCGTGACTTCGCGGTCGACCTCGGCGTGCTGTCCAGGTCGCACGGGGACAACGGCCGGGTCATCGCGTCCCAAGGCCTGCTGGCCGACATCAACACCCTCCTCGAACGGATCGACCGTCGGATCGACGCGTCCACCCACTGA
- a CDS encoding HNH endonuclease, with protein sequence MAMVERSGPADTSERLEGPASRADPLPALPKAVDLLRALIGIDIRTVSGKPNTILAVRGDIVIVRTERSPEGEPVPVSTVQKGLNLLATQGSVRVTPGELGHRSSFVGAVLAVLPGARFTGKPTVVVLGEPPTDDHHNGPVDSTAQVKIRLEQGRLRSRLARGRTSARCVLCGDLFPLDFLVAAHIKKRAACSDDERRDLGNVAMLACTFGCDALYESGWITVDDNGHVRTRPPDEVPQGSMRDRLSRLRGRPCTAYTSSSAPYFEWHRTMIFKA encoded by the coding sequence GTGGCGATGGTTGAGCGATCAGGTCCAGCCGACACGTCCGAGCGGCTGGAAGGCCCGGCCTCCCGAGCCGATCCTCTGCCGGCCCTCCCGAAGGCCGTCGACCTGCTCAGAGCACTCATCGGGATCGACATCCGGACCGTGTCCGGCAAGCCGAACACCATCCTGGCCGTGCGAGGCGACATCGTCATCGTGAGGACGGAACGATCGCCCGAGGGCGAACCCGTCCCGGTGAGCACCGTGCAGAAGGGTCTGAACCTGCTCGCCACCCAGGGCTCGGTACGGGTTACCCCCGGCGAACTGGGTCATCGAAGTTCGTTCGTGGGCGCCGTCCTGGCGGTTCTACCCGGAGCGAGGTTCACCGGCAAACCTACCGTGGTAGTGCTCGGCGAACCGCCGACCGACGACCACCACAACGGCCCGGTGGACTCGACCGCCCAGGTGAAGATCAGGCTGGAACAGGGTCGGTTACGCAGCCGGCTCGCCCGCGGTCGGACATCCGCCCGGTGCGTCCTGTGCGGCGATCTGTTCCCACTGGACTTCCTCGTCGCCGCCCACATCAAGAAGCGGGCCGCGTGCAGTGATGACGAACGCCGCGACCTCGGCAACGTAGCGATGCTCGCCTGCACGTTCGGCTGCGACGCCCTCTACGAATCCGGCTGGATCACCGTCGACGACAACGGGCACGTGCGGACACGGCCACCGGACGAAGTTCCGCAAGGCAGCATGCGCGACCGTCTCAGCCGGTTGAGGGGACGCCCCTGCACTGCCTACACATCTTCATCCGCACCCTACTTCGAGTGGCACCGCACGATGATCTTCAAGGCTTGA
- a CDS encoding response regulator transcription factor, protein MRIVIAEDDPLLREGLALLLRAESLDVVSTTDTPESFLAAVAEHEPDVAIVDVRMPPTHTNEGIVAAVEARRRRPGLAVLVLSAYVEQAFATELLAAGADRLGYLLKERVGRVEEFLSALHRVAGGGTAVDPEVVGQLLARNPHTSALDRLSPRERDVLALMAEGLGNAAIAERLFITEGGVHKHIRSIFAKLDLAPDDRADRRVTAVLRYLKGTGPK, encoded by the coding sequence GTGCGGATCGTGATCGCGGAGGACGACCCGCTGCTGCGCGAGGGGCTCGCGCTGCTGCTGCGCGCCGAATCGCTCGACGTGGTGTCCACCACCGATACGCCGGAGTCGTTCCTGGCCGCGGTGGCCGAGCACGAGCCGGATGTCGCCATCGTGGACGTGCGGATGCCGCCCACTCACACCAACGAGGGGATCGTGGCGGCCGTCGAGGCGCGACGACGCCGACCCGGCCTCGCGGTGCTCGTGCTCTCGGCGTACGTGGAGCAGGCGTTCGCCACCGAACTGCTCGCCGCCGGCGCCGACCGGCTCGGTTACCTGCTCAAGGAGCGAGTGGGACGGGTCGAGGAGTTCTTGAGCGCGCTGCACCGGGTGGCGGGCGGTGGCACGGCCGTGGACCCCGAGGTGGTCGGCCAACTGCTGGCCCGCAACCCGCACACCAGCGCGCTGGACCGGTTGAGCCCCCGCGAACGGGACGTGCTCGCGCTCATGGCAGAAGGGCTGGGCAACGCCGCCATCGCCGAGCGGCTCTTCATCACCGAGGGCGGGGTGCACAAGCACATCCGCAGCATCTTCGCCAAGCTCGACCTCGCCCCCGACGACCGGGCCGACCGTCGCGTCACCGCGGTCCTGCGCTACCTCAAAGGCACCGGACCGAAGTAA